CGCATCGTAGCTGTTGAAAAATGAAGAATTTAATAGATGAATTACATGTTTAAGAGGTTCACCGTGATCGTGTGGGGTATAATGGTGTTGTATCgttttgttttttcaaaaaaattcgtAGTTATGTAgattaaagaaaaaattgttGGTCTTTggtaaataaattattatccGTGTTGAATtagatattaattataaatttttaagcTTTCTTATTAAAAGTGATGTAACAATTTGTTATATCAGCAGGTTCATTGAATTTACCGTGTGTAAATGGTGCGGTTAATGTGAGTTAAACTTAAATTTCTGGTTGCGACCCGGTACAAGAAGGTCATGGCGCGATTCCTGATGGAGTATGGGCTTCGAGTTAATGAAACGATTGACGCCATGGCAGCCGGTGCGCCAACGTAGGAATGGATGGCAATGTGATGAGCTCGTTAGCCAAACGATGGGGATAAAACAGCCGGAGGTGCTACGATGGTAGGTTGGGGCCAGCCATGGGAACTAGGCATATCTTGCCGCCTCTTTATTGGGCCGGGATGATCAGGTGGGAACTAGGTCTGGCTTGCTGTGGTTTTTTGTTCGGGTCATCTTCGTTGAGCTAAGCTTAGCCAAACACCCAAAAGACAATTTAAAGTGAGAGTAGAAAGTTGCAAGCACCTGAGTAAAGGATACATAACCTAACCCTAATTCAGGACAGGCCGATTCAAAATTCTCGAACCCTTCGTCCTTACCAAACCCTTCGGTATCCATGGTAAGCCGTCACCCCTATGTTCTCGATTTTATATGTGTCACAAAGTGAAATATAAAGTTGaaactctttttgccttggtgtGATATAATAGACAGTCCAAACTTAGCTGAATTCGATGATGGGAATCGTCTGCGGCAACTTCATTGTGGCGGAGCTGCTATCGGGAAATCCCGATCGAGTATTCAAATTTCAAGGTTGGTACCTCTCCTTTCgatcattcttgttgttgaacTTTTTACACTCTAACCCACTCTCCTTTCTTCCacatagaaatttttttttatgtcttttggCAAAGGTACACTTATACATCTAGAAAGGGCAATATTCTCAAGAAGACACACTATTAAGGGAGGAAAAGATATTAGCAGCTAGAGGGAGCGGGAAGAAGATTATTCCTGGTGAGAAAACATCTTTTCTCTGATTTATTCTTTATTCTGCTATTCTCTCTTCTCCCCGGTTAGTGATTCAGTGTTGGTCGTATTCCGTAATCCTTATGTAGGTGATTGCTGCCTAGTTTTGTTCatttcttcattccttattcttTGCATGCATACTTCTCGAATTTGTGAAAGAAACCCCAAACTATACCCCCTGCACCACTACTAATTCGTTCTTTCCTATTATTAGTTGCCCCCTTTTGAACCTCTTATTTGTTGTTTGGTTGTTATTTTATTGTATGATATAATTGTTGttattaatttgttattatttttcaattttaattagaGAACATACTCATAACCGCTGCTTGCTCTTATTGATAAATACAATGAAGACCAATTTGTTATGTGTTATTTCGTTTTCTGGTTCGTGTGCAATTTTTACTAAACGATTTCTCCTGTTCCTCTTTCCAGTCTGAGCCTTCACCTTctgttattttattatattcttgttttcttttatttttctattatacCTAGATTTGAAAAGCCATCATAAAAGTGACATGTGAGAAAGCCATGAACTAAGTATCTGCGTAAGACTTTATATCACATTGTTAAATTAATTCAAAGTTAACGCAGAAATAATTATTAAGCTAAATCAAATTTCTATTGCAAACAAAAATATATGTTTTCAAAAactttaaagataaaaatatataataccTCAAATAATAAAAGAAGCAATATCGTGTTAACCCAAATTAATCAGATAACAGtgattattttttaagaataaacaaaaaaatatgttagtataattattaaaaattaccGGAACAATTATAAAGGGAGAAGATGTTGAGTTTTcaattaattagtttttttacaagcaagagaacaaaaatatcataactGAAATCAGCACGACTCTCTAACAGTTCCCTTTAGTGTTTATGAAGTTGAGCTTGTTTTATGAATACAAAATCTTTTGTTGAAAATAAGttaatacaaaataatgggttggggtaaatttataaatatttttcgCAATTTCATTGAATGGAGCTCTAAACGAGAGTTCCATCAAATGCTTTGCCTTGTTACTATCTATTTGAAGATTAAGTTTGTGATCCCATTTTCTTATCAACTTTCCGTTCTTGCATTGCAGGTCTAATAGATGCATTTATCACTTGCCTTAACGCCTATGAATCCCTTGATGCAACAAGAAAGGGAAGTGTTGCCAGATTTATAAGTCACTCCTGGTATATCAATCAAACAGTATGGTAAAGTTAAATGAAACTACGTTGACTTACAAATCATAGTAGTCAGTGGTTACCCTCGTTGTTTCCCATTCCCTAGGGTTCAACATCAAGTTACTTCTTTTAAGTTTGCATTCAACCAAACTGTGAGACGAGATAATGGAATGTTTTGGGCGAAATAACTGTTGGAGTAGCTGCAAAACATGATACTCCTTTTGGTGCTGAAATGGCAGATGACTATAATTTCGAATGGTTTGGAGGCGCCAAGGTTCACTACCTCTGCGATGTAGGTAGATGTTGTGGGTTTCTTGGAGCAAAGTCTCGTTGTATCCAAGTAAGCTTTTTCTGTTGGCCAACTTTTAAAATAGTTGATGAactgaaaattttatttgttcCTGAGGTTCTAAAACAACTCTGTAGCCATGATTCATGTAATCACCATATTAAGTCATCAAATAACTTCTTTGATGTACAAATAGACATTGCTCGTCTTATTTATGCCGTTAAAAACTCTGCCTGAGGCATAAAATTGTTTTGATCAAGGCTGCGAGAATCGAACAGGTCAATGAACTGGTAAAATGACTGGTTCACTCCGTCAATGGTTCGACCAAGGTTCATTGAACTAGTAGGACTCTTGCATTCTGCCTAAAATTCATAAATGATTaggaaataaaataacattttaaGAGGAAATAAATACCTGGAAAAATAGTTAGTCTCCACAATCCGGAGTCCCAAATGGCAGAACCTAAGCGATCTTAGTAACAAACCACATTCACGACAAAATAACAGAGGAGCTAAATATTTGTGTGTGCTTATCTATtagttttttaataaataaatccTTTTTTGTAGTTCCAATCAATTAATCAGCGAGAGAAAGCTTGAGCAGAGATACAAAACTGCTTAATAAGACATGGAGGAGCATCTCCAGATTTGTTGTTGTAGCACTTAATTACCTCCTCCTCCGTATCATCGCAAAATCTGTGTCCATGTTCCTTAGAAGATGAAAGTTTGTAATAGAATGACAACATAGCACAAGATGCTACATAGATCCTTGATTCTATTTTCCTAAAAGAGTATTTGCTACAAATGTGGAgtgatctttattttcttgttctcttgaACTTTTGGATGCTTGATTTCACTCTCTACATTCATGTGTCAAAAACTGTAACAGGTATTGGCATGAGTATaataattttcaatttcaattcacTTCCTGTTACGTTTGTCAGTATTATTTTTTCCAGCCTTAGTTGAATACCCACGTAATATCTACCATGGTCCATGGAAAAATTTATTCTAACCAGTTCGTTTGAGGTTGCTTTATGACTATGATTTGAATACCCACATATCATCTGTATaattcattttctatttttagttagACCATGTCTGTTTATTGATGTTATTTAGGGACTTTAATGTCTGAGcactgaggaagaatagttaaATAATACTGATGGAGAGAGATGCCATTTTGGCCAGGATTGAAGTTTCACAAGCACGCTTAGAGTTCAATGTAGTCCATCATGGATTTCCCATTTTACATGATGGAAAATTTGGGACAGACAACAATTTTTGACTTGGAATGCTCCCTAAAATTCCAGTAAGATGCGAGCATGTCCTGTTTATTGTTTTAACTTGTCGTTGACCCGAAGGTGCATGGTCTTTGTGTCTTTGCCTGGGTTGCAAAGTCTTGAGTGTGAACCTTACAGTTCAAGGCTAGTTGAATATGTAAGATGTAATAATAGTGGACTGTGCCACTACTCTATATAGGACTTTGTTCTTCTCGGGAAGTGGGAGATTCCTAGGAGGCAAAGTGCACATAGCAAAGTTCCTTAGGAGCCTCCAAAAGATAGCGGATGAGGTAAAAGTCGATGTAGCCTGGAAAGTAGCaaactctgtttttaatttgaTGAATTGATTTTTTCATGTCGCTTAGATTGCTGAATATATGACAATATGTACGACTTTTCTTGGCAAAACAGAATAAACTTCTCTGTGATTCAGACACAGCTAATAATTTTGTTTATGTAGCAAGCTGCAGTTGTCTGGTTGTCGTCACAACAAACCAGATAGCTTCATAGGCAGACGGTGATGCAGTCTTCGCTGTGCCTGAACTCACCCATATTGGAGACTCATGTTATGGCTGATGCCACCAATTCAAGATTCATAGATGAGAACAATGGGTGTTTTCACTTGTAATTCTGGCCCAGCTAGGTGCTTATGCTGCAAGTTTGGTCTTTAATTCAATGAAGAATAGCTCTTACGAAAGGAAGGAGAAATGAGCGCCTGTGTAAATTGACACGTTCTCCTTGTTTAGCTGAAGGTGAAGCCAGGTTTCAGAGATGTGGCAAAGGAGTCCCCGATGTTAAAGACTGACAAATattactatttatttttattgtttccCTATTTGGGGAGAGGGGGTGTTCATATACATGGATATTTCGATGTCAAACTTGGTGTCTctttttgtaaaatatttataaaattcgTTGCTGTGTTGTGATGGTCATGAATACAGAAAGTTTGTTTGAATTGCATTGTAGGAATCGTAATCATCAATGTTAGTTAGAGTTGCCACTTTTCTGGATATAAAAGATGTCAATTAAGCCCATTTCTGTTGCCTATTATGCATGCTGATGAACCAATTGCTGCCCTTAAATTCTACAGTTTAAGTCAACTTCgatttaaatataaaatgaaaGCGGCGAAAATTTGGAGGCATTTCATAGTTGGAACCAACTTAGAGTTTCCAATTTTCTAAAAATCAATGATGACATTTACACCTGAAAAGAAAATAGGTTAAGAAACAACAAGTAATGTGAAAATAAACACATCCAAAAAGAACGCATGATTTACCAGACCCATTGCTTTGGCCAACCTTAGCAATTTTGTAGTACCTTCGATGTTTGCTTTGTTATATATCAAATCTATTTTATCACTGATATATGCCTCATACATTAACCTTTTGAAGCAGAATCCCCAAGCACTTGTGGTCAAGATCAATGTCTTATTTCACCCCCTTAGGTGCTAGATATTGCCAACTAAGATGTTGCATAGCGCAGATATAGAGGGAACCCGATTGGAAAATCCATAGTGCTAACAAATGCTCACTAAGATAATAGTGGCATCAGATTAAGTAGGAGAATCAAATGCTTCAAATGCAAATTCCACTCATTGTTGGCAATTAACATGAAACCAAATCTTATCATGATGACTAATAGACACACAGCACACAACCCTATACAAAAAGAGGGAAGCTGAATACAAAAAGAGGAAAAATGAATTAAACAGTAGGGAAGGAATGATCATTTTAGCTTGGCATTCAACAACAGTGTCTCAATAGTTGGATTCCAGTAGACTTCTATTCAGTtgtaaaaaaattcataaagcAACAGCTTTTAGTGTTCCCAAATCAGTGCACGACAATTAAACTCACACAAATGCATCAGAGCCAATAAGTAACATTTAATGACACCTATGTTGAGGTCCAATTCAGTCGATAACTACAGTTAATATTCAGCAAGTACATGTGCACAAAAAAAATGCATACACAGCCTGTTGCAACCAGTGTGTTAACTACCGAAACATTAATTCCACCTGAAAACTATACGGTACACATAAAGGAAAACTCACTTCAAATTTTCTAGTCATAAGGCCTTTGCAAGAGATGCCACCATGTCCATCAGCTGCGGCATAATTCACAAAAGAACGTGAATGAGAAAGGAACTATACAGTTTTACACAAGCACCATTTGcggattgagaaaatatgacaCATAAAGCATACCTTGCTTGTCTTGGCATCCTCCACATCAAGACCGCCGACAGTGCCCTCCCTCAAACCTGAACTGTATGAACCGAGTACGGCCTCCTCCACTCTGGACTCATCGATTGTCCCGAAGTTGAGATCGTGCATGGGATGAGGATGACTAGAATGACTTGGCTGTTCAACCTCTTCATTTGACCCAGTTACCTCATACTCGGTCACCTGCATGCAATAGCACCAACATAATTTATAACCACCCAAGGACCTCTAGAAATATATTAACTAGCGTAAGACAACCAACGTGAGCATCGCCAGCATCCATCCGCGTGGTACGGGCCCTTTTTACCTTATTTTTTTGTGCTGCGTACAGGACATGTTCATTTGGTATGACCCGGCAACTTACATGCCACACACTTCCTTCTGTTCTAGTTTTGTTTGTGCACCCTAGGTGCACCCTTGGTTCGCACAACATCAGGATCACGGAGTTCAGCAGCCGTGATGTCACCCTTGCCGTCACCCTTTTTGGAGAACATCTCTTCCAGTTTAGCACGTAGCTCCTGTAGCCCCTTCATCACCTCCGTGAATACACTGAATTGTTGTGCCCCAAGAAAAAATAACCAATGAGACGCGGAATGCAATGCCCCATGACGAAGCAAAAACTCCCGGTCACCATCATCATATTTTTTTCCACATACTTACCAACATGTTTTGCATCTTTCGTCCATCGCTTCAACACCAAACGCTTCGGGACCTCCATCATATGCTCGTGCTTCATAACGAAGAACATATGCTTACATAGGTACCCGTGTGTGTCCCAGAAGTAACAGTCACACTGTAACCTTCCCATATTCTTGTCACATAAGACCACAATAGGCCGGCCGGAATGCCCGAATTCATCTACTGTGTACACTTTGGTGGTAAGCAACTGCCAAACTCTCACAAAGTTAACAGAAGCAATGGCTTCGAGTTCCTTCTTCACATTATTGAAAATTGTTCGGGTATACACTCTAGCGGCAAACCTTTCCAAGGAGTCCAACGAGGTCGTCAACACGGGGTCACCATAGATCAACCTAAACTGAGATAGTAACTCGTTATTCCTAAACTCCCAAAGAAGAAGCTCAAGGTTTTGTACAAGTTCCAATATTGTGTGCTTTGATTGAAGAAACTTCTTCACCACGCTGTTAATGCCCTCACACCGCGATGTTGTCCGGAACCTGGCACAAAACTTATCTCGCAAGTATGCATTAGCCCACATCTCCCTCTTCCCGTACACCTGGTTCCCCCACAAGGTGTCATTCAATCCATACTCAGCCGATGCTTCGGCCCATTCGGTCTCATACTCATCGACCCCCATGTCTGCATACAACCACATGTTGAATACCTGCCGTAAAGCCACGTCCTTGACGTTAGATGTAACATTCTTCTCAATGTGCCATGCACAAAGCCGATGGGTTGCATCCGGAAAAATATTTCGAACAGCCTCCCGGATTGAATCATCTCCGTCAGTCACAACAACCGATGGCACCTTATTGCACATGACCTCTAAAAAATTCTCTAGCAGCCATGTATATGATGCGATGCTCTCATCTAACACCAACCCAAACCCAAATATACAAGTTTGCTTGTGGTTattacaacaacaaaaaaataaccAGCAGCCTGTTATACTTGTTCTTCTTATATGTTGAGTTGAATGCAAGAACATCGCCGAAGTACTGGTAGTCAAGCCTGCTACCACCGTCTGCCCAGAGTAATTTTGCTAGCATGTCATCCACGGTAACATTATACCAGGCCATAGACATTAGGTCAGTATCAACTTTTTCCTCCAAAGACACTATAGCCGAGTTCGCATCCTCGTCGGCGATTCTAGGCCTACTCCTGTCGACGTAGTTATAGGCATCCTTCTTCAGGAAACCAACTAGAGAATACCCACCGGCCATGCCGACCAGGTACTGCATCGTCTTCGAGGTCGAAATTCCACACCCTTGCATCCCATCTATTTGAGCTTTTGCCGCTTTTATCATGGACCAAAAATTTGGAATTAGGTGGACCATGCCAAGATGTGTGAGCGCATGGTTGTGCTTCATGATAACCTTTTTCACCCTCCAGATGTTATTGCTCCTGTCAAGGTTTATGCACATCCTCGACTCACAGTTTATCCTTGTCTCCGGCTTGTGAAGCCTCATCCTATCCACCCGATTATAATGTTTTCTATGTCTGAACCCTTCTCTATTGCAAAAAAGTCTTCGCCTAATTAGGTTCCCACCTCCATCCTTAAACATATCCCCCTTACGAATTCCAAAACCATGAAACCTCTCCAACTTCTGATAGAAATCATATGCATCTTCTTTCGTTCGAAATACCTTTCTTAATATGTCATCGTCGGTGAGAGAAGCAACATCTTCGTAATCAACACCATCATCACTCCGTGTGTACAACACATTTTTCAAGTTGACTGTTGTCATCTACGTATTCATTGAGATTTCACATTATATAAACAACTTTCATGACTTAAGTTTGCACATTTTCAATAAACAATTGTAAccaatgttattttttattttactatcaTATGTACAAATCACTTATATTACAAAAGAATTTGTAaagaactaaaaaaataaataaattcactATTTATATTGAATTACCTAGAGGCAGATGCATGTTTACCAAGAGATACAAGATTGTTTATGATTCCACTGGTAATTGAATATGTGCCTCCAAAGGAGAAGTTAAATTCAGGAAACTTTGATGAGCTCAAATCTAGCAGCATATAATACAATCGAATAAATGACCATTTGTACGCATGAGAGATGAAAACGCTGATATTTGTAGCCATGATAGCCTGAAACTAAAGTTATACCCATGATAGATGCTCTCCGTGTGATAAAAGTGTCCTAACTTGGATCTGAGCTTGGTTCGTGGGAATCCAATCCTAGGTGGTACTCCCTCCCTTATCTTCAACCcctcactcactcactcactcactcactctctctcactcactcactctcactctctctctctctctctctctctctctctctctctctctctctctctctctctctaacaaTGGCTATTGATTCTCACCTATTTATTGAGTCAACTTAGCCAGCCACAACTCATACAGCTTTAACTCTGCACTTCGACTTTCCCTTCTCTACCATTCATGCCTCGGCACTCTTCACTCTCCAAACCCCACTCTGGCCCCTTCTTCCTCAACATTTGCTCCCTCACCATCCACTCCGCCCTTCACACCGACGAAGCCATCCTCTTCTCCCTCCCCACCACTTCTAACCCCATCAAGGACACCCTCCTCACTCACATGCTTTTCAACCACTCTTCCTTCATCCTCACCTTCTCCACCTCCCCTTCCTCTTCCACACTCCAACGACTCTTTCCTCCACAAATCTGCAACAAAATCCACCCTTACGTCTATACTCAGTTCCAAGCCATCCATGCGCGCTCTATCTTTCCCTCCCACAACATTTCTGCCCGAACGATTTGTTTCTCTGCCATCCTCAACATCCCTTCCGAGCTCTCTGTAGTCATGGCTACAAGCTGCATGATGACAACGCCCTTTGCGTGACGACAATGTCGCTGCCCTCGCCTCATTAAACTTGAACTGGTGCATCCAAGACCGACTAGGAAGGAGAGAAGCTCTTCGGAAAATACAACTAGGAAAGGTTTGATCTTTTGGTGCTGTCGCCGAGTTTTCCTTACGGAGAAATAGAGAATCCAAAGATGGTTGTTACAGGGTTTTGGAGTTGAACCAGTGAGGAGCAAGATTCGAGCTTTACCTCTGACAAAATTAGGGTATTTAGGGTTTTGCTGGAGCCATTGTTGGCGTTGTTGATCCCAATCGAAGATATTGGGCCCTAGGGAGAAGGCGGCGGTGGCGTTGGGATTGAAAGGGGTGTCGTTGTCATTGGGGTCGGAGCGGATCTCAGCGAGAATACAGTTGGTTTCCTCGATGAGGCTCTGGTTGACGGCATCAGCGTAGGAGGAGGAGAGGTTGACACCGATGGTGCTGGAATGAATGAGAGAACTCATGCTTTATCTGTGAACTAATACTATATATTGATACCCTTTATTGCaaagattttgtttttggtttttggATTTGGATTCTCTCATTTATGAGTTCTCTGATGAGAATAGTTGTGTGAAATACTGAATATGGTTCTTATTTTTGTTTCAATCACAGATTGCTTTAGTAGAACTAGTTGATTTTTCGAGAATCATGACTTCTATTTTTGGATAAAAGCAAGTCTCTTTGAATTATTTGCCTTGAGTTTTTTACTCCGAAGGATTATAAGAACTAGAAAAGTATAGGAATTAGTCTAACGAGAAGGTAGATAGAATTCAAGAGCTTTAGCCATGTCTATGGCATTACAATAGGAGGGAGTGCCACCTAGGATCGGATTCCCACAAACCAAGCTCAAATCCAAGTCAGGGCACTTTTGTCACACGAAGAGCATCTATCATGGGTATAACATTAGTTTCAGGCTATCATGTGTACAAATATCAGCGTTTTCATTTgtcatgggtacaaatggtcatTTATTCTAATACAATCCATGGTTGAAGAGTTTAGCAATGAAAATATCTAAATATGCATTGAAAATGTACAAAATTTCAATAAACATTACTAAACAGATGTAAGAAAGAACGACCATCATTCAGCAACAAACACTACAAAACAGCAAAAAGTAATCACACTATTACCAAAttcaaaaagaatgaaaacCAGATAAACCCAATCATAAACACAAATTAAATAAGAAGTCAACCAAAAATCACCTTGCAAATCCAATTAAAAATAGCTTTTCACTTTGTACCCTAAACACCAATTAAATCACATGAACCAAAATTAATTTGAGGGAAAACAGGACAGTTCAATGCTTATGAGTTTAATGAGAAAAAAACGGCAACAGCAGCAGAACAAATCAGTTATCATTTATCACAAATTTAAGATTCAAAACACAAATCAATAATCAAGTAATCAGAGATAttcaaaatcacaaatcactacTTCAGACTTCAGAgacatttaaattcaataatccAAGTACTTCAGAGACATTCAAATTCTGCCTAAAGCCTTCAACAATATACAAATTTCCACCATTAACTAAGTTTCTACCATTAGCAACCATATAGAGTAAATTCTGCCTAACATAGTAAATTTCCACCATTAGCAACCATACACACAAATTTTCGCAGAGTAACAGAGCATTCAGAACCATACATCCAAATTGGCAAATACAAGACAGAATCAAACTTCAAACCGAGACCGAAGACCaaagaagaagaattgaagaaccaAACTTCAGAACCAACATGCAAAGCAAGACCGAAGCAGACTTGAAGAAAAATGGAacaaaaatttaagaataaGACCAAACCCTCCGTGAAGATGAAGACGAAAAGCCACTAACCTGGGTCTGTATCGAGAAGTCAGCGTAGATGAAGAGCCGAAAAGGATCTGCCGAGTTACTGGGTTAGGCGGTGACGCTGGAGAAGCTGGGTTAGGCGGCGACGATGGAGGAAAAAGCGGCGGTGCTGAGGACCTGCGACGGGCGGCAGCGCTAACGACCTGGGTTAGGCGGCGACGATGGAGGGCTAGGCGAAGGGCTAGGCGGCTAGGGATTCTTTGATTCTGCGTTCTCCAGTacat
The Arachis stenosperma cultivar V10309 chromosome 7, arast.V10309.gnm1.PFL2, whole genome shotgun sequence genome window above contains:
- the LOC130940068 gene encoding protein FAR1-RELATED SEQUENCE 5-like — protein: MTTVNLKNVLYTRSDDGVDYEDVASLTDDDILRKVFRTKEDAYDFYQKLERFHGFGIRKGDMFKDGGGNLIRRRLFCNREGFRHRKHYNRVDRMRLHKPETRINCESRMCINLDRSNNIWRVKKVIMKHNHALTHLGMVHLIPNFWSMIKAAKAQIDGMQGCGISTSKTMQYLVGMAGGYSLVGFLKKDAYNYVDRSRPRIADEDANSAIVSLEEKVDTDLMSMAWYNVTVDDMLAKLLWADGGSRLDYQYFGDVLAFNSTYKKNKYNRLLVIFLLL